The stretch of DNA ATGTTATGTTGTCCAGGTTaccctcaagctcctgggctcaagtgagcctccatgtagctgggtctacaggggaacaccactgcacccagctggaaATTCAGTTTTAGCTGCGCCTcctggtaacttttttttttttttttttttgagacagagtctcactttgtttcccaggctagagtgagtgccgtggcgtcagcctagctcacagcaacctcaaactcctgggctcaagcaatcctcctgcctcagcctcccgagtagctgggactacaggcatgcaccaccatgcccggctaattttttctatatatattagttggccaattaatttctttctattttatagtagagacgggggtctcgctgttgctcaggctggtttcgaactcctgacctcaagcaatccgcccacctcggcctcccagagtgctaggattcctcCTGGTAACTTTAAATGCGGGATCGtggaagggttttaagcagggagaCTACaagttcatatttatattttaggaagCTCCCAGGATTTGCAGGAAAATAGACTAGAGGGAGACCAAGGGGCAGGGGATGAGGCTCCTCCTACTGTGCAGGCCAGAGGAGTGGGGTCCACACCAGGAATGGGGCATCACATGCTATCTGCCAACCCATCTACCGGCCCCACCTGGGAGGTGGCCTTGGATACATGCCAGGCGATGGGGCCCCGGAGGGCTGCAGACCAGATCAACCGCTCTGCGTGTGAGCCTCTGGCACTGTCTGCTCCCTCCTGGACCCTCAGTATCTTCATCTGCCAAACAGAGGGGTCCGATGGGCAGAGAGATCTGTGAGGGCCCTTCTGCTTCTGCCATCCTGGGGCTGTCTGCCCATCCTCTCTCTGGTGTCTCTGCTTGTCCGGGCCACCATGGTGGAAAGTCCAAACCCGAGGTGTTTGGCTCCAAGGTCACCTTTCTGTGCCTCCTTGCTGTTTCTTCCCTTCTGCCATCACTCTGGCCAATGAATGCGGGAAGGGCCCCACACCTCCTCTCTCCAGCTTCAGGTCCCAGGCCCGTCTGGGAGAAGGGACTCGGCATTTGTGGACGTCCTGTTATGTGGCAAGCTAGGGCCTCTGCACCGCGTGTCTCAGTCCATCCTCACAGCAGCAGCACAGGCAAGTCTTAGGCCATTTCACAGACGAGGGAGCTGAGGCTCAGCAGTCCAGTTGCCCCGGTCACAcagctgggcagggccaggctcgAGTGGAGTCCAGATCTGGCCGGCGCCAGGGTTCTGCCCTCCCCTGTCTCCAGGAAATGTCCCCGGGAACCCCTAATCCCCCATGTATTCAGTGCTTGGGCTCAGTCAGCAGTCTTCTTGTCCCACTGCAAGCACATGCTGCCCGGCTCTTCCTGAGTTAAGCCAGGGACTAAAATGGGTCAGCGTAATGCTCATCTGCTGGGGCCTTATGGTTTATGAAGCCCTTTCCCACCCCTGCCCGCCCCACGACCCCATGGAGACTCTGCACGGCCCCTCCAGCTCTTGGAGACCGGGGCTTTGCCGCAGCGAGGCCACATCAAATATTAATAGGGCAGCTCCTAGCACTGCTGTGATGTCAATTACTGGGCCACTCGGTGAGGGCTGCGGCTGCCTTTCCAAGGTGAAGCAGTGACCGGAATTAAGCTGGCTCAAATGGCATCCCAGGAGGCCGGCTGTCAGGCCTCAGAGAAGATGCTGCTAATGTAAGGCGTGGCAGGAGTCCAGAAGTTTTCCTCTTCCTCTGATCTCGCCAGCTCGCACAGGCTGCGGAGGCATCCTGATGCTGGCATGATGCATTCAGTCATTTGGCAAGTATTTACGGAGCACCTGCTGTATACCAAGCACAGTGCTAGGCTCTGGAGATACAGCCATGAGCGTGGCAAGGTCTTTGCATTGTGGAGCTCCCTGTCTGTTGGAGGAGAGTGAGAAACCCAGCACTGCAGGTGAGGGCAGGTGCCTACCTTGGCCTGAGCCCAAAGGATCCTTCCAAAGGAAGCCAGGATGATGCTGAAACCTGAAGAAGGAGCCCAAGTTAGGTAGAGAAAGAGGAGGCGTGTTTTAGGCAGAGGGAATAGGTTGGGAGCACAGATCCTTGTTCCACCTGTTCTGAGCCATTTCTCTGCAAGTTAGGGCCCCAGCTCACAGGGTTGCTATGAAGACCAAATGAAGCCATTGCTAGCAATAGTGCAGGGCTGGGTGCATAGTGAGATACGCAAGGAGAACTCAGGGGAAGCTGTTATGAAAATAGCTCTCTGCCTTTATATGGTTCCTTTAAACTGCCAGGATTTCTTCCCCCCATTTGGTAAgcagagaaactgaggttcacagaggTGACCAGACATGCCCAGGGTTACATGGTAGACCCCCAAGTTGGACACATGACCCTAGGCTCTGACTTGGGCATTTTGCCATACTGTAGCCACAGGCAACCTGAGCAGTTGTTTCAGCTCAGTGAGACACAGAATCCCACTGGTGATCCCAGCATGAGTTCCTTGGCTGCATTTTCAAGGTCAGTCTTGGCTTCCTTTGAGGTAAGGCCTCAGCTGTCTGAGGATAAGCCCAAGGTTGGGCTTTGGGAAGCCTGGACAAGGTCAGGGCTTTGGGAGGGACAaggctttgggaggccaaggacaTGGTTTTGCTGCTAACCTGTGTGACCACGGGAGAAttactttccttctctgagcctcatttcccTTAGGACCAGCTGAATAACCAGCTGCCATTGTCTGGGTCGCTAATCCTCCTAACAGTGCTGTGGCAAGGGAACTACTTTTAATTCCATATTAAAGATGAGGAACCAGCCCAGGGGGGCAAAGTGACACGCACAAAGCCACACAGTTAGCAAGTGGGGACCAAGATTTGGAGCCAGGCTCATCTGCTGGCAGAGCTGGCCATCAGTCCACCATGCTGTGCCGCCTCTTAGAGTAAGAAAGCCAAAGCTAATTGTCTTCAAGATCTTCACTATGGGTCTGTCATTCTGCGACTCTGAGTTCCCGGTTGCCACAAGCTTTCGGGGCCTAGGCTGATCCTCCAACTGTCCCCATTTAAAGGGGGTGACAACATTGTCACAGTACCAGGTAGGTAGCACCCACTCCCTTCCCCAGGCAGAGCATTACTCCTCCTGGCAACAGCTCAGTCTAGCAAGGACAGCAACATGCccattttatggaagaggaaactTAAGTTCAGAGAGGTGCAGCAACCTGTCCAGGTTCCCCCAGCTACAGTGGAAGAGCTGAGATCTGAGGCCAGGTCCGCTAACTCCCAATCTTGAGCTCTGAATAATCACAAACAGGTCAGATGCAACCTGggcgccctcctcctcctttcagcTCCTTCCTGGCCCCTGCAGTCCTGCCTTCCTcgcctctcctctctcccttttcttatcTTTCACTCAGCTGTCATTTAATCAGTAAGCGGTCACTTGATTTAAAGTTTTCCCACTCCTGGggtagaggaaaaggaagaacttGGCCACTCACAAAGATGGCTTTTGTGCTGGGATTTCTGTAATATGCAGACGGTGTAACCACATTCAATTCAGCAATCGTGGAGCGGTGCCTAGATTCAGGACCCTCAGCCAGGCATCCCAGAGGCTCAGATAATGAATGAAATAGAGGCCCTAGCCTCCGGTGCTCACATTCTGCAAGGGAAATGGCAACTTCCTGGGAAGCGGGAAGCAGGTGGTTTAAGTGACAAAGAGCATTAACTTTACAGTCAGAAAGACCCgggttcaaatcctaactctTCTACTAGCTGCATGACCTCGGGTGAGAGgaagcctctctgagcttccattgCCTCAtctgtttaatgggtataaaaggaatagttgctgtgaggattaaatgagattatacatTACATTAAATGACGTAACACAGTGCTCGACACCCTGTACTGGCCAGTAGCGTCCACCCTACCGATGTCGCTCTCTGCAGATGGCGAGTACCAGTCACAGTAGGAGTAGGTGGAAGGCAAGAGTACTTCTTGTTGCAGAAATTGGGAAGGCTTTTTAGAGGAGGTAAGATTTCAGCTGGATAGTAAAGGATTGAAGAAGCAAGGAATGAGTTGGAGGGATGAGAAAGGACATTCCAGAAACTCACTGACAGAATCAGGGACTTGGTGGCCTACAATGTTCATGGAGTGGGTGATGACCTTGGAATGAGGGGCCTGGGCCAGGTTAGGAAGGGTCAGGTGGAGGAACTTTGATGTCTAAAGGGGGTGAGGTTCCACCTACGACCCCAGGGGCAGCTCAGCGCTGTGTCTGCAGAGGTCAGCCTCCTAGAGCCAGCCTTCCCATGTGGCTTTGTTCCTCCCAGATCCCTTTGTTTCCTGAGTGGGGGCCAGCCTGTCACCGTTTTGTCTCAGCTCAGAAGACAGAAGGCTGTAACAATCTGCTTGCCTCCTACTAACATACTGGGGAGGAAACGATGTTTTTTAGCAGAGTTTCCTGGCAGGGAGCTGTGGGGAAAACTCAGCGACCCTCTCTCTCCCTTATTCCCAGGGTTTGGTTGAAGCAGCAGTTGATGACAGTTATGCTCACAGCTCAGCGACTAAAAGAATGTTCTCAGGCTCTCAGGTCGGGGGCCGCGGTGGAGGAGATGGAGCGGCTCTGGATCCTGGTTCCTGCCCCTCTGCTTTCTCTGCTGCAGTTGGGCAAGACACTCGACCTCCCTGCgacacagtttcctcatctgtaaggtggAAACTATAATACTGACCTTGCCTTAACCAAGAGGGAGGGTATTGACAAACTGCTCCCCCGTGGCCTGCTGTGGAGTAGGGGTTCATGGCCTTCTTCACTCCACGACTTGACATGATCCAAACACTTGGCTTGAAGCATGCCTGTTTTATCCTCTCGGGTTGTCCTGTCATCTTCTGTTCATCTTCCAAGGGTGAAATACCCTAGACTTTCGGAGTGTAGAGGAAAAAAAGGACTTTGTCATCACCAGTGCAGCCtgccattttacaggtaagataTCTAAGGCttaggctgggtgaggtggctcatacctgtaatcctggcactctgggaggccaaggcaggaggatcgcttgagctcaggagtttgagaccagcctgagcaagagtgagaccccgtctctactaaaaatagaaaaaatgagttgggcatggtggtaagcacctgtagtcccagctactcaggaggctgaagcaggaggatcgcttgagcccaggagtttgaggttgctgtgagctaggctgatgccacagcactctagcccaggcaacagagcaagactcagtctcaaaaaaaaaaaaaaaaaagaaaagaaaagaaaaaagacatccTAGGTTTAGAGGTGAAGTAACAGCATTCTCTAGCTTTCCTGGACCACAACAGccctcccacctgggcccaccACGTGGGTGCCATGCAGAAACTTGAGGCAATTATCCAGATGGTTCGAGCCAAAGGATCTAGAAAATTCTCTCTCAGAAACACAAGCTCCCAGACCATCTGCAGAAGCctcttttgccttcattttcacTGCAATCCCATAGGTGACAGCTTTCCTTCTCCCCCTGGGCCGAGCTCCTTTGAACGAGCTCGAGCTCGAGGGGGGCGAGTGCTGTGAATGGGGCTTTGAGCTCCACCCGCTCACAGATTGCAGCTACCAGGACATTTTTGCACGTCTTAATGCCAAAAGCTGCCTTGGGTGCCTGTCTGCTTCCAAGGCAGGCTCTGAAAGAGCGACAGAAGGCTCTGGATGATCCTGAAATCTGTGTGCTCATTCTGATCTTAGACACAGGGGGAGGGATTTGGGATCAGCAAAAGAACACTGGGGTCAAAGGAAATGACAGAAAATGGGTGTGACTGGGGAAGGCTTTGGATGACTGCAAGCATCTGACCCTTCTGGGGCTCAGTTACTTGTCCGTATAACAGGGATAACAACCTTCCTTcaagtgatgattttttttttagacaggggtcttgctatatggcccagcctggttttgaactcctgggctcaagggatcctcccatctcagtctcccaggtagctggaatcACAGGCGTGTGCTGCTGCACCTGGCTTCGAGTGCAGACAATTTGATGAGATAATATATGAGGGTAAATTGTTTACCCTCAAGGCAGGCAGAGAGTGATTAATAAACAAGAGCTATTGAACTGCCCAggttcactaaaaaaaaattaaaaatgaaaaaaaaaaaaaaacaaaagctgttGTTGATGCTATTGTTGGTGGTGTTTATTGTCATTGGCTGGGGATCAGTAAGGTCACCTTGGCAGCAGGCAGCCtacattgggggaaaaaaattaaaatcctatcTGTGCAACACTAATTTGTGTGTAGGTAGCCCCTCCAGCTCAAGATGGTAACCATGCCAACAGTGTGAACACTAGAACAATACCAGGTTTTCTTTGTAATATGTCCCTTGCTGTCCAGACTTCTTAGGCAGCTCAGAGTGTCCTGGAGTATctgagaaaaaaaaccaaaaaccaggtCGTGCTTTTTCTGGGTCACCTATTCACTGGGCTCCGGTGGAGGGTTCTATCAAGGCTTTGGAAATCCAGCCCCGCATGAGGAGCAGTCGTGACCACTAGCTCAGAGTGCATTGCAGCGAAGAATTATTACAGCTTCACAGCTGTGATGGCTGGTGCCAGCACCATGCAGGCACAGCACACACGCCTGCTGACCCCCACAACAAACCTAAGACACAGGCATGGTCAGTcctggttattttaaaatgaagattctgattcagtaggtccagGATGAGACttgactccctccctccctccctccttccttccctccctccctccctccctcccttccttccttgagacagggtctcactttgtcacccaggctggagtgcagtgtcgtaattcatagctcactgcagccttgaacccccCGGGGTtaagggatcttcccacctcagcctcccaagcagctgggactacaggcgtaaaCCACTGATTCAGCCCCCGTTTGTCCCTTTGTGCAAGTAGCTTCCCCGATGGTACTGAGCTGGTACACTGGCAGAACAGGATTCGAACCTAAGTCCACAACCAAGTTCTTTCTCCCATCACACTACACATCCTAAGGAAGCTAGGGGGCTTTTTGCTGTGTTCCCTGAGCCAGACTCTGTACCAGGTGAAGACACAGATTGGGACCCTGTGCTGGGGACCTGCTCTGAGCCCTGGGGCAACGCATTAACTGTTGGTCTCCTTCATCTTGCTCAGGGTGTGTTTACTGTTGAGACTTAGAAGCCCTGGGAGCAGGGTCTGGGGAGTTTGCAGCTCTCTCCCCAGAGAGCAAAGATGAGTGCTGGTAAGCGTGTGCAGGCTATAGGGTGGGGGGCTTGTATATGCTTTTTACAATTTGAATGACCCCGACAGGGGAGTCACACTTTGAGCCCTTCTTAGCTGACACCCCGGGGCAGTGTGGGACTGGTCAGACTTGGGATTATGCAGACCTGAGCATGAATCCTGGCACTGCCCAAGACCAGCTTGTGATTTTGTTCAAGCCCTGGAACAGGTTGGAAAGCCGTGAGGACAAAAATAAGCAGCCTggctgggcacagcggctcacgcctgtaatcccagcactttgagaggatgaggcaggaagatcacttgagtccaggagctctagaccagcctgagcaacatagcaagacccatctctacaaaaaacaaacatagaaaaaattagccaggtgtggtggtgagcgcctcgtagtcccagctacttgggaggctgagccaggagggtctcttgagcccaggagtttgaggttgctgtgagcgaggctgatgccactgcactctagcccatgcaacagagaaagattctgtctcaaaaaaacaaaacaaacaaactcgATTATTCAGAATGTCCCAGTTCTACCTAAATTTTCACTGTTTTGAAATCAATCTCAGTCGAACATGATCAGAAAAGCTGGAAGGGCTCTCAGCCCTCTAAGAGCTGGAAGGAGTTGAGGATGTGTCCCCATCCGGTGCTGGCCCTCCTCCCTACTCTCACCAGAACCCCATCCTCACCAAGGGTGGGTGGGTGATTAATTACTATCCAGCCTGCGCATGCTCTTTGATAATATTCACTAGGGGAAGATCAGCCTGGTTTGTTAACCTGGATTCCATCAGCAAAGGTGACTCCCAAAGCATGGCAAAGCCTGGGGTAGGGACCTCCTCTCAGGCCCACATTCAAATCCTGTTTTGTAGGCACCGAAACGGTGGTCATTTTAGCATCCAAGCAGGAAGAAGAAGGCCTGAGAGGTAGAAGACCTGGTATGGAAGCCCTAGATCTGCTTACTTGCTGAACAAACTAGGGCCAGCCTCCTTCTCCTctaacctcagtttccccttatGCAGGATAAGGGGTTGGACAGTAGTGACTGTAAGGGTACTGCCAGCTCTGACATTCTAGGATGTGGCTTTCTATACTGCAGTCCTTTAAACCAGTGGTcccggctgggtgtggtggctcacgcttataatcctaacactctgggaggccaaggcaggtggattgctcgaggtcaggagttcaaaaccagccccgtctctactataaatagaaagaaattaattggccaactaatatatatagaaaaaattagccaggcatggtggtgcatgcctgtagtcccagctactcgggaggcagcaggattgcttgagcccaggagtttgaggttgctgtgagcaaggccgacaccatggcacttactctagccttggcaacaaagtgagactctgtctcaaaaaataaataaataaaaatgagaaacatgcataaaaaataaaataaaccagcagtccccagcctttttagCATCAAGGACCAGTttaatggaagataatttttccagggacagggggtggctggggtgagggggaggCGGAGCCCAGGTGATGTgctgcctggttcctaacaggccacagactggtactgggccATGAGGGGGggggtggggaccacagctttaaacAATTCTTTAAATCCAATTTTCCAGATGGCAAAACAGGTCCATCTGGAAAAGTCCCAGTCTCCagtccctcctttctcccttctacAGCATCTGACTCTCCAGAGCAAGAGACCTGTCCTGAAATCCGGCTTCCACCACCTCTAGTGGTTCCCCATTACCTAAGGATATAGCCTCAGATCTTCAGCCTGGCATTTGAAATATTCCCGAATCCTGTTTTACCCAACCTCATTTCCCACTGCCAGGCCTCTCTTCTCACCATCCCCAGATTTTGTGTCTGTCTTCACCACCAAGCCTTTACCCATGCTGTTCCCCACCCCGTTATCTTTTCCTGACTCTGACCTCCTTCAAGGGCTAGCTTACCTGCTCTTTTGTATTCAGACCTCACCTCAGAGGCAGGGAATGTGTCTTACTTATCTCCTTCTCTCCAGCCACCCGATGTGTGCAGTACGGCCCAATAAAATTCTCAGCGAGCCCAGGCTCATTCTCCTAAACTGCCCTTGGCATGTTAGACTTCAGACGGGCCCTGTTTTAGTCATTGGGATGTTCCCAGCCTGTCGggcagcccagcccagagcctggcctgCGGGACCCTCAGCACCCAATGCCAGGACTGGGAGGGCCTTCATGACCAGCCAGTCGGTGGATCCCCCCTTTGCCACAGGAGGAAGTCCAGCTTTGGGCTGAACTGGATTCTGGCCCCACCACTTACAGGCTGCGTAACCTCGCGCA from Microcebus murinus isolate Inina chromosome 22, M.murinus_Inina_mat1.0, whole genome shotgun sequence encodes:
- the YWHAH-AS1 gene encoding LOW QUALITY PROTEIN: putative uncharacterized protein YWHAH-AS1 (The sequence of the model RefSeq protein was modified relative to this genomic sequence to represent the inferred CDS: inserted 4 bases in 2 codons; substituted 1 base at 1 genomic stop codon) gives rise to the protein MVWELVFLRENFLDPLARTIWIIASSFCMAPTWWAQVGGLLXGPGKLENAVTSPLNLGSLDILPVKWQAALVMTKXPFFPLHSESLGYFTLGRXTEDDRTTREDKTGMLQAKCLDHVKSWSEEGHEPLLHSRPRGSSLSIPSLLVKARTGGTRICAPNLFPLPKTRLLFLYLTWAPSSGFSIILASFGRILWAQAKVGTCPHLQCWVSHSPPTDRELHNAKTLPRSWLYLQSLALCLVYSRCSVNTCQMTECIMPASGCLRSLCELARSEEEENFWTPATPYISSIFSEA